The window TTGTTAATAAGACAAAAGGGTGATTTTTTTATAAATGAAGATGAAAAAAAAATATATATAGATACATTAAATTTTATTGTAAAAAACTATAATGTTGAAATATATGGGTATATACTTCAACCCAGTGAAATATATATTTTTTTAAAAAGTAGCCAAATTTCAAAAAATATGCAAACTTTAAATTCTACTTTCATAAGACGTAGAAATAAATTAAGAGAGACAAAAGAAAAGAGTAAAATTGAAAGATTTCAGGTAAGAGAGACTGATATAAGCGAATTCGATGATGTTTTAAGCTTTATTGCCAAAAACGGTGGATATATTTTTAGGCAAATGTATAAAAAAATAGATTTAGCAAAAAAAATACAAATACAAAATTTTAATAAAAGGAAAAATATGAAATTAGTTGCTTTAAATGCAAAAGAACACGGAGGGCTATCGTATCATACTGATACATTTATAAAAGCTCCTATTGCGGAAATAGTTGCTAGTGAAGCACTGGCTTGTGAAAAAGATTTTGTTATAGTTTTTTCAAATGATATTGTCCCTAGAATGGTTGTGCTTTTTGGTAAAGACACAAATATTTTAATAGACAAAAATTTTAAAGGATATATTCCGGCTACTGTTAAAAACTATCCGTTTGTTTTATCTGAATTAAACGGAGATTATATTTTATGTGTAGACATAGAGGCTCCGCAATTAAAAGGAAAAAAAGGTGAAAAGCTTTTTGTTAATGAAGAACCAAGTGATTTTCTAAAAAAAGCAATAGAGGTTATGAAAGTTTTCAATAAAGAAGTTTTAAAAACACAGGCTATTATGCAAGACTTTAAAAAAGCTGGTATTTTAATAAATAAAGAGCTAAGTGCTGATATAGAAGGTAAAAAAACCACTTTGGTAAAAGGTTTTTCAATAGTAAGTCGTAAAAAACTTAATGAATTAGATGATGCGACTTTGGCAGATTTTGCTCGTAAGGGATATATTGAACTTATTAACTCACATTTAAGAAGTCTAAGCAACTTTGAAAATTTAGCTGTTAGGATAGTTAAAAATGCAGGCAAATGAACTTAAAGAGGTTCTAAAAAAATCCAAAAAATGTATGGTATATGCTGGTATTTTTAGTGTATTTGTAAACTTACTGATGTTAACGCCGCCGCTTTATATGCTTCAGCTTTATGGTCGAGTGGTAACATCAAGAAGTTTGGATACACTCATATTTTTAACCCTGATAGTATTTGCCCTATTTGCTTTTATGGGGCTTTTTGAAATACTTAGATCTCGTGTTTTGGTTATTTTTGCTAATCAGATGGATATAAATTTGTCTAGTAGGATATATGATGCTATCTTTAAAATGGCTGCAAAAAATCCCGGCAGAGCTACCTCACAAGCAATGGGTGATTTAAATACTCTAAAACAATACTTGAGTACAAATGGAGTTTTTGCTTTTTTAGATGCACCATGGTTACCTTTTTATATTTTTATTCTATTTTTATTCCATCCATACTATGGATATTTTAGTATTTTTGCTGCAATTATATTACTTATACTGGCTATTTTAAATGAAAATACTACAAAAGATGGATTGAAGAAATCAAATGATTCATACAAGAGTTCAATTAAATTTATTGATACAAATTTAAGAAATTCAGAAGTTATTTATGCTATGGGTATGAACAAAAATCTAAAAAAAATATGGAAAGACCGTCACGATAACTTTTTAAATGCACATTCTGATACTAGTATTAGGGCAGGCGTCTATACTAATTTAAGCAAAACGTTTCGTATAGCATCTCAGTCTGCAATGCTTGGCATAGGCGCATATTTGGTTGTTAAAATGGAAATTAGTCCTGGTGCGATGATAGCTGGTTCTATTATTATGGGTCGTGCTTTGGCTCCACTTGATATTTTAATATCTAGCTGGAAAAGCTATAGAGGAGCAAGAGAGAGCTATTTAAGGCTATCTCAATTTTTGCAATCATTTCCTGAGAAAGATGAAACTCTAAAATTACCTGATCCTAAAGGTGTGATACAATTAGAGGGAGTTAGTTTAGTTCCTCCTTATTCAAAAATTCCATCTTTACACAATATAAATTTAAAACTGAATTCAGGAGAAATGTGTGCGATAATAGGTCCCTCTGCTGCTGGAAAAAGTTCACTAGCTCGTGCAATATTAGGCGTTTGGCCTGTTGCAAATGGAGTTGTTAGGATAGATGGTGCAGATATAAACCAATATGACAACGATCATCTTGGTCAATTTGTTGGTTATTTACCACAAGACGTAGAACTTTTTGATGGAAGTATAGCGGAAAATATAGCTAGATTTGGAGAACTTGATAGCGAAGCTATAGTAAAAGCTGCTAAAATGGCAAACGTACATGATATGATATTAAAACTCCCTGATGGTTATGATACCAGAATAGGTTTTAGAGGGGCAAATTTAAGTGGAGGTCAGCGTCAAAGAGTGGCATTGGCAAGAGCTCTATATAAAGATCCTAAGATTATAGTACTTGATGAACCTAACGCAAGTTTGGATGATGAAGGAGAGAGAGCACTATTTTCTACGCTTATGAGTTTAAAAACAAAAGCTACTATTATTATTATAACACATAAATTAAATGTCTTAAATGCTGTTGACAAGATAGCCGTTTTAGGCGGAGGACACCTGGTTCATTTCGGAGATAAGAATCAGGTTCTAATACAATTAAATGCTTACTCAAAAGCATCTTTAGACAAAAAGACAGCAAAAGATGTCAGCACTAATGAATCAAAGGAACATTAAATGGTATTAAAAAATGAGAGTGAAACTATAAAATTTGGGCTTTTTTCTATATTCTTACTTGTTATAATGTTCGGTGTTTGGATGGGGCTAGCCCCTTTAAATAGCGCTGCTGTAGCTGTCGGAAAAGTAAGTGTCATAGATAACAAAAAAAATATTCAACATCTTGAGGGTGGCGTAATAGATAAAATTTTTGTCAAGGATGGGGATATTGTAAAAAAAAATGATCCACTGATACAGATTAAAAACGCTAAACTCGATAGCGAAATAGAGATCAATAAAAATGAACTTTTACAAAGTAGTGTTTTAAATTCGCGCTTAGAAGCCCAAAGAGATGACTTAAAAGAGATAATTTTTCAAGATAATATTAGTAAATTTGAAAATTTTGAAAAAGCGAAAGCAAGTCAAATTAGTATTTTTAATCAACAGCGAGATCTTTTAAACAATGAAAAAGAGATATTAAATCAAAGAATCCGACAGTTAGAAAATCAAATCAAAGGCATAGAAGCTATTTTAGTAGCAAAAAATAAGCGTATTATCTCTTTAAACGAAGAAATCAAAGAGTGGGATAGGCTTTTTAAAGAGCAACTTAGCGATAAGATAAGATTAAGGGATTTAAATAGAGAAAAAACGCTAGTTGAAGGAGATATGGCAGCAGCCAATGCTGATATTTCTAGAATTAAAGTTCAAATAACCGAAACTAAGGCACAAATGATTTTAAAGGAAAGAAGCTTTAAAGACGAAGTCTTAAAAAGGCTAGAAGAGACTAAAGCTAGACTAGTTGATTTAGAACAAAAAAATAAAGTCTTACAAGATCAATTAAATAGAACTATAGTCAAGTCTCCTGTTGATGGGAGCGTGGTGGAAATGGCTTTTTATACTGTAGGCGGTGTTGTAAGACCTGGAGAAAATATAATGAGCATAGTGCCTAATGATGCTGATTATATAGTTGAAGGAAAATTAAATATTACTGACATAGATACTGTTTATGTAGGACTTTTAGCGGATTTGCGTTTTTCTGCTTTCAATAGTTCACAAAGCAGAGTGGTTGAGGGCGAAATTATTTATGTATCTGCCGATAGTTTAATAGATAATGCAGGACATCCTTTTTATGAGTTAAAAGTTAAGATTACTGAAAATGGTTTAGAGGAACTTAAAAAAAATGACTTTTTTTTGCTTCCTGGAATGCCTGTTGAAGTAATGATTAAAACAGGAGAAAGAACAGTATTAAGTTATTTCTTAAAACCATTTACTGATATGTTTAAAAGGGCTTTTAATGAAGACTAAAATTTTATTATTGTCTCTTTTCCTTGCTGCAAATGCAAGCGAAGTTAGTTTATCTACTGCTTATGAAATGGCTTTACAAAACAACAATGAACTTATACAAAATACTTTTGAAAGGCTTGCTACTACACAAAGAGTAAAGCAGGCAACTGCTGCTCTTTTACCTAGTATATCAGTTCAAGCTACATACAACATTGAAAAATATACACAAGAAGATCGTGTAAATATAAAAATAGATGAGAGTTTTTATAAATATGGTATAAATTTAAATCAGGTTATATTTAGACCCTCTTTGTGGTATCAAAAAAATCAACAGGAAATCAGAGAAGCTGGAAGTGAATTATCACTTGAATCTGTAAGACAAGAACTAGTAAAAAAAGTTGCAAAAGCGTATTTTGATTATGCCTATGCCAAACAAAAGTTAAAGCTGGCACAAAGTTATAAAGAAAGCAATGAAGCTAGGTATAACAAAATGCAAAAATCGCTAAAGTTTGGTCTTGTCAATAAAATGGATACTTTAGAATCCAAAGTTCGCTACGATGAAAGCAGACTGGAAGTAAATAAGGCAAATAGAGACATAGAGATTACAAAATTATCATTTGAAAAATTAATCGGAGAGGATATAGAAATTGGAGATATATTCTCAAATTTGAATATAGGCTTCTTTAAAGGAGTTAACATTCTCAATTTTAATAATTTGTCGGAAAATTTAGACTTGAAACAAAGCGAATTATTAGAAATTTATTCTGGCAATGAGTATAAAAAAGCTAAAGCTGAAAGATTTCCTACTGTGGATTTAAACTTAGGTTTTTTTAATCAACACTATATAGACAACTATCGTTTTAAAGATAAAACCAAAAAACTTGAAGGCTCTATTAGATTTTCTATGCCTCTTTTTACAAGTGGGTTCAATTCTGCAAAAATAGAAGAAGCAAGACTTTTACAAATTGCATCAGCACATAGACATATTAATGCACAAAAAGAGATAAATATAAAACAAAAACAAATTATGAGTGATTTTATCAGTTATATTGATAAATTTGAGATAGCGAAAGATGCTATAGGCTATGCCAAAATTTACGAGGAGTCTATTCAAAAAGGATATGAAGAGGGACTAAAAAATATAGTGGATCTTCTTGATGCTAAAGTCAGAGTGTTTAATAGTGAGAATGAACTTTTAAATGCCGGATATAAATTAATTACAGCTTATTTGGAACTTCAGCATCTAATAGGAAACGTCTCATTGTCTATGATAAAAGATCTAGAAAAAGCGTTTTTATAGTATTATATTAATATTATTTAGATATTAATTTAATATCTAAATAATATTTCTTAATGCCTTACCTATTAAAATACTCTTCATAAGTCCACCGGTGTTTCCCATATGGCTTTTTGACTGCATTATATATTGGCTATCTTTCGGGTGGATCATCCCAAGATCTATTAAACCAACGTTTTCGTTTTTATAGTAGAGTTCGTATATTCCTCTTGACGTGGCGTAAGAATTTAATTCAGAAAAAATAGGAACCATGTAAAATTTATTTTTTCCGTGTATTTTTAAAACCTCTTTAGAGTTAAATTTGAGGTTATCGTCTTGATAATTTAAGTCCGCCTTAATATCAGAATAAAGCGATTTTAAACTGTATTCTGGATCATATAGCGTTATGCTATTATTATCCCACTTTAAAAATTTGCTATTAGCTAAATTACTTTGATCTTTCATGCTATGCCAACTAGGATTTATATATTTTTCCATATACTCTTCATAAATCTTAGGGGATTTTAAATACAATCCATTTTCTTTTAGTTTTAATGAAATTAGGTTATAAATACTGTTAAAAGCTGTAAAAGATAAATAGCGATTATAAAGATTGTCTTCTAAGCTTTTATTATATGCTTTAAAATTTTTATCTCCCCACTCTATCATCTCATGCCATCCACTATATAAAGCGCCAAGTTCGTCTGAGCTTCTCTCTTGTGTCCAGTTATCGAATGACAAGACAACTATTCCATTGTCTTTAAGGTAATATTTTGCTATTTTATCAAATAGTTTTGCCGTTTTAGCGTTTAAAAAATTTCCTTCATAAGCATAAATAGCTATTTTTTTGCCGGTTATCTGCTCTATAACAGATGGGATCACTCCCCATGCTAGCGTGCTATCTCCAAAAAATAAAATATCTATAGATTTTGCTTTTTCATAGAAAATGTCATGCTTTTTATAATTTATTGGAAATCTTTGATTACGAACGTGTCTGGTAAAATTTAAGTCGAGATTATAGTTTTTTGCAATGGTTAAAAAGTCATCATATAAAGGATTCTCTGCCGCTACAAGATTTTCTTGCCATTTCTCTTTTGTTTTTATAATTAATTGAAAAGAAATAGAAAAAACTAAAGCGAACATCAAAGAATAGATTATTATGTTACTAAAATTATTTTTTATTTCTATCTTTAAAAAATAGTAAATACAATATATTAGTAAAATTAAAGATACTATAATTAAACTAAAAACCTTATATCCCATATTAAATTCTTTCGCCAAAAATACGTCAGATAGAATTAAAGCTAAAATAACATATGCTAAAAATATTGTTCCGATAGTCCATAAGTATGTTTTATTCGCCATTTTTAACCTCTAAAACTCAAAATATATAAACGGCAAGATTTCTCCACTAAAATTCAATGCCAAGAATACTAATATGGCTAAAACCACAATATTCATCCTTCTTAAATTTAGAATAGGATAGCCATTTTTATCTACACTATAAAATTTAAAATAATGCTCGATTGGTAAATATAATATTATTATACATATAGGTGCTACAAAATACATACTGTTTGGATTTATAGTAAATTCGCAAAGCCTCGTTAAAAGCATAAGTGCATCGTTGTATTCGAGCCTAAAAAATACCCAAGCTACCATGACTAGACTAAATGTAATAAACCAGCGAATTATTTTTGGGATCTTTAGATAGAGTTCTCCAAGAATTTTTTCAATTATTAAAAAAATGCCGTGTAGCATTCCCCATACTACAAACCCCCATCCTACACCATGCCAAATTCCAGAAAGTACAAAGACTATCGCTATATTAAAATAGGTTCTAAGCTTACCGTTATTACTACCTCCAAGTGGAATATAAACGTAATCTCTAAACCAAGTTGAAAGGCTAATATGCCATCTATGCCAAAACTCCCTTACGCTTGTAGCTTGATAGGGATAATTAAAATTAGCTTGTAATCTAAACCCAATAAGCAATGCAAATCCTATAGCCATATCGGAATATCCGCTAAAATCAGTATAAATTTGAATTCCAAAACCAAGCAGAGTAGCTAATGCTTCAAAAGCATTCATACTAAGTACACCGTAAGATAAATTCCAATTTACATATCCACCAATATTATCTGCTATCAAAAGCTTTTTGACAAGCCCAAGTGATATTAAAACCAACGCTAAAGCTAAAGTATCACTATTTAGCTTTAGTTCGTTATCAATATTGTTAAAGATGTTTTTTGCTCTTAATATAGGTCCAGCAGCAAGATGTGGCCAAAATGCTATAAACAGTAAAAGATCCACAAATGAACTGCTTGCTTTGACCTTTTTATTGTGTATGTCTATGTAATATCCTATCATGGAAAAAGTATAAAACGACAATCCTAAAGGCAAGATCAATCCCGTTATCTCAAAGTAGTCTATAAAAAAATTAAAATATTTAAAAAATATAAGTGGGGCTAAAGCTACACCTATTACTATAAAAAGGGCCTTTTTATTTTGACTCTTCTCTATCCAAAGTCCACCGTAAATTCCTAAAAAAGTATGGAAAAAAATTAATAAAATCGCAGGCGGATACCAAGAGGCATAAAAAATCAAAGATGATACGGCTATAAATTTAACTCTCATCTTATCTTTTAGTAAAAAGTATAGTCCAAAAAAAACGATTATCATAAAAACAACAACATTATCCGTAAAAAGCATCTTTACCTGCGTTTCTTATAATTCATATCTATATAATATCTTTATTATAATATATCAATATTAAAACAATATTGTTTTAATATTGTTTATTAAAAATTCTAAATCTTATATATTGATTTATACCCATGCCTAGATTGGTAGCTTCCACTTTGACTCTTTCAAATTCATCAATAGTAAAATATACCAAAAAACTCTTTTCTCTTTTTAGATTTTTACTTCTCCTCTCTTTACTTTCTCCGCGAGCAGAGTTTAAAAAACTCTGCTCGCTTATATTAACTTTTTTAAACTCCATTTTTTTATCTCCTTAAATTTTTGTTTGCTATTTTTATAAACTCATCGTAAAATGCTTGAAAGTCGGTTAATGCTTTATCATTTTTTTTGCAAAACTCGTTTAAACTATTTCCGTTTATTACAGCTTTTTTATATACCTGTCTTTCATAGATAACAGATTCAAGCAAGATAACATCTTTTAAATTCTTCTCGCTCTTAGCTTCGTTTATATATTCTTTTAACCCTTTTAATTCTGTAGTTAAAAAAGGATTTGGGGAGACTCTGTTAACAAGAACCAAGGTAAGTAATTCCTTATTTAGCTCTTTGGCTTGGGCACTAAGATCAAGCATTCTATCTAAGACGCTTACGTCATATTGAGATGGTACAGTTGGGATTATTATGACATTGCTTGTTAGCATAGCTTTTCTCATCTCTTTATTATCGCGCCCACCAGTATCTATTACTATTGTATCAAAGCTATTTCTCATTCTTTTTATCTCATAGACAAGACTTACACTTGTTGTTGAAACATTTGAGAAAAGTGATTTTAAACCCAGCTGACTTCTAATATCGCAAAAAACTCCTGTAGATCTTTGCGGATCGGCATCTATTAGTAAAACATTATCACCATCCTCTGCTAAATAAGCGGCTAAATTTACAGCTAGCGTAGTCTTTCCGCTCCCGCCCTTTTCGTTTATAATAGATATAACCATAACAATATCCTTTTAATATCTTTTAGATTTTATAATTATATTATATTAATATTAGAACAATATTATATATTGTCCGTATAATACAGGTTTATTAATTTAGTATTGAAAATACTACTATTATATCGCATATTATACAAAGGTTCGATGCAGAAGGTGTTAGGTAAGATACAAAGCCCTCTTCCTAATATCAGTTTTAATGAAGCGCAGAATATGTTAGTTTTACTCAAGATGTCTAATTTTGAACATTTATCTCCCTGGTAAGCAAATCTCTTAAAATCTGATTTCTAGTAACACCTCTTTGTTTTGCTGATTTTTCTAAAAATTCCATTTCGTTTTCCGATAGATAAATTGTCATCTGCTTAGTTGGTGGGTTTTCTGATTTAGGTCGGCCAAGTTTTTTATATTTTGCAAGTTGTGCCTCAAGTTCCGCTGTTTTGTTTTCTTTTTCATCTGCTGCTTCATAATTTTTAGATACATCGCTGTTTAAAATAAAATTTGACAGATTTTTCATCTCAAGCCTTTTTTAATAAACTCTAAAATTTTATTGTAGTGGTCACAAAAAGATTTATATTGAGATCTGCTTAGGCCATTTTGATTATAAAGCTCTGTAAAGCTCATAGCATTTGATATTGCATTTTCAAAGGCTGCCGAATGTTTAAGTATAAAATACTCTACATTATCGCCAAATCCGGCTTCTTTTAAAGCCTTAACTATTACCTCTAAATCTGCTTGATTTACAAGATCTGTAATCAAAACAATTATTCTTCCTTTGATATGGCCTTTAATTTGATTAAAGGTCTCACAAGCTTTAAAAACAGAATTAATCTTAGGAGTTACCGGCATTATTATAAAGTCGCAACTATCTAGTATCTTTAAAACACCTGCCGCCACAAAACCGCCAAAGTCATATACGCAATTATCTTTTAATTCGCATGGATCTTTAAAGGCCGCTTTTGAGTAAATTTGAGTTACGACTGAATTATCATTAGTTTGAAGATCCAAATTTAGATCTTTGGCAATAGAAAAAGCTAATGGGGTTTTGCCTACTCCACCTTTTGAGTTTATAAGGGCTATTTTCATTCTTTTACCTTTGTCAGTTTTATAACTTGTAAATATTTACAAGTTATAAATATTAAGAAGTTTTAAAATATTATAAGTTATTATATTTAACAAATTGTAAAAATATAAAGCAAGGATTATCTTTTTAAGCTATAATCATAAAAAAGAAAGGAGCTAATATTATGGTAACATCAATAAACATACAGACATCAAATAGCGACACAGTAGCAGCCATAAAAGCTTTATTGGCACTTGATCCAGAAGCGATAATGACCTATGAAAATGAGCCGAGTCTAAGCGAAGCCGACCAAAAAAAGCTTGAGGAAATCATCGCCGCCGATGAACGCGGAGAAATAAAATACATACCATTGGAGGAATTTGACCGTGATATGAGAAGCTTTTTAAAAAGTCTAAGAGCATAAAATGAGAGTAGTATTAACTCCTGAATTCGAAGCTGACTTAAAAAATATTCTTGAATTTTATTCTGAAAAAAGCTTAGAAGTAGCAGACGATTTTTATTACAATTTATATGAAAAATTAGAGAATATCGCCTTTATGCCTTATCGCTTTAGAAAAAATCAAATACTAAACAGAGAGGACACAAGCTTGCCAAAAATCTAAGTTGGCTTTTTAAGAAAACCGCCAAATTTAACTAAATTTACCTCAATTCTTAAACCAAATCGCCAACTTTAAGTTTCCCAACCTTAAACTACCAAATCTCCAAATTCGCAAACTACGTTAAAATCGAACTTTTGCATAATATGCAATGAAAAGTAGAATTTTCAATACAAAATATATCTATATACTAATACACATTATATAATTTAACATTTTATTAAGTGTGTATATATTATTATAATAATATAAAAAACAAAGGTTATTTATGAGTAATAAAATTCATAAGATAATAGACAAGATGCGAAGATCTCCTTCAAGTATCAGTTTTAATGAGGTGCAGGATATATTAGTTTATTTAGGTTACGAACTTAGCAATAACGCAAAAGGTTCTCACATGATCTTTAGAAAACCAGGCTATGATCATGTCAACATTCCATTTGCTAAACCCATAAAGAAACATTATATCAAGAAAGTTTTAGAACTATACGAAGAAGAGTCTATAGATTAAGATTAGCGTCAGAATAAAGATGGTCTAAGACTATCTTTTTATAAGAGTTCATAGAGCTTTTATAAAAGGACAACCTTAGAGGAACCTAGGAGATAATAATGAAACCACAAAGCAAAAACAAAGAATACTACTTAAATTTAAACTATGGCATGATAATCAACAAAGAAGATGGTGAGTTTGTAGCTTACTACAAAGAATATCCTAAAATTACAGGATGTGGGGATAATGAAATAGAAGCTATTGAGGATCTAAAAGAAGCTTTTTCTTGTTTACTTGATGTATTAATAGCAGAAGGAGAAGAAATTAAGGAACCTGCACCGGTTGAAAAGAAAGTAAGAGTTAATGTAATCCTTCCGGAAAAGCTACTAAAATCTATTAGCGAGTTAACAAACAACAGATCAGTCTTTTTAAGTAAGGCTGCGAAGTATGCTATAGACAACAAGATAGCTTTATAATCAAACTCCGCAATAGACGCACTTAATGAATAAAAAACGTACTCACCAAAATGCGGAACTATTGCTAAAATCACTCCTCAAAATGCGGAAAAAACTATAGTCCGTTAGGTTTTTAGTGACTAGTCGACAATTTATTTCTTCAAATTTAACCGGAAAAGATAGCAAATCATAGTCTCTGTAGCGTAAAAATCAGGCTAATCCGGCAACTCACCAAAATGCGGAAAAAAACTATAACTGGCAAGCAAAACATTCGCTAAAAAACCTAATAAAATAAGAAACTACTCCTTAAAAACCTAACGAAGAAAATAAATCAAAATGCTATAATCTATAAAATACAAGGAGCTAGATATGATAAACTTACAGATACAGAGCAATTTAGACCCAAGCATAATAGAAACCTTTAAAGAGCTATTTTTAAAAATTGATCCGAATGCAATTATCACACTCAAGGACAATAAGAGTATTGATAATATTTTAGAAAACTATGAGAAAGATACCGATTATAACAGCATTAAACTCAATATGGATAATGATATAAAATCATACTATGCAGGTGATATGAGCGGATTTGAAAAACTTGGAACCGCTTGGCATAAGTGAAAATAGCACAATTTCAACATTTTAAAAATCTTTTTTATTGATTTGGTTAGGTTTTTAGTGAGTAGGTGGAGTTTTTACTCCTTAAAAACCTAACGAAAACAATAAAACTCCCTGAAAACTTAACCAAGAGACTAAATCCGTTAGGTTTTTGATGAGTAGTTAAACTGCTTACTTCTTGAAAACCTAACGGAGCAAGAAAGCACTCCTAAATAAAATGACTTGATATGTTAATAACATATATAACATATCAAAAGGCAAAATGTGACTTTAGCAGTTTTGCAATTAAAAGGCGGCGTAGGTAAAACTCCACTTAGCTTTAGCATCGCGAAAGATCTCAACCTAAAATGGCAAAGCAACGATGATTCTGTAGTACCACAATTTTATCCAAAAGGCAAGATACTAGATAGATGTGTTTTTGAAGAAGATACAGTGTATGATTTTGGTGGTTTTGCTTCGGCTGGAGTACTTGAAATTTTAAAACAATGTGATTTTATTATAGTTCCAATTACTCCCAATCCAAACTCAATAAAAAGAGCAGCGAACACCTTGTCTCAAATTAAACCTCTTGGTCGTAAAACTATAGGCGTTATAACAAATATCTCTTCTCAAAAAGAGCTAGATGAAACAGTAGGCACAATTAAAACCGTCAATATAGTTTGTACAAAATTCTTTGTTTTAAAAAACTCAAGGATATTTGAAAATGCAATGACAAACGGATTAAGTTTTATTGAGTTATACAATGAAAGCAATCTAGCAAAAAGACAGTATCAATCTTTTATAGATATGTATCAAAAAATAATTAACTACATTAAGGACAATAAATAATGGCTAAATTAGAATTAGACTTATCTAGTAATGAACTGGAGGAACTATCTACTGCAAGCTTCAAAGAACAAGACAAAGCACAAGAGATAAAAAAGCCGGGCGGCAGACCAAAGAGTGCAAATCCGGCTGATAAAAGAACTACTATGTTTTTATCTAGCGATGAAATAGCCTTTTTAGATGAGATGGGTTATTTAACTAGAACAAATAGAACACAATACCTAAGATCTATTATTAGAGAAAAAATGAAAGCTTTTAATAGCTAGAAAAACTAATTAATACCTTTTTCATTTAATTCTCTATATTCATCACAGCCTGGTTGAAGTCCACCATCA of the Campylobacter sp. RM16187 genome contains:
- a CDS encoding type I secretion system permease/ATPase — protein: MQANELKEVLKKSKKCMVYAGIFSVFVNLLMLTPPLYMLQLYGRVVTSRSLDTLIFLTLIVFALFAFMGLFEILRSRVLVIFANQMDINLSSRIYDAIFKMAAKNPGRATSQAMGDLNTLKQYLSTNGVFAFLDAPWLPFYIFILFLFHPYYGYFSIFAAIILLILAILNENTTKDGLKKSNDSYKSSIKFIDTNLRNSEVIYAMGMNKNLKKIWKDRHDNFLNAHSDTSIRAGVYTNLSKTFRIASQSAMLGIGAYLVVKMEISPGAMIAGSIIMGRALAPLDILISSWKSYRGARESYLRLSQFLQSFPEKDETLKLPDPKGVIQLEGVSLVPPYSKIPSLHNINLKLNSGEMCAIIGPSAAGKSSLARAILGVWPVANGVVRIDGADINQYDNDHLGQFVGYLPQDVELFDGSIAENIARFGELDSEAIVKAAKMANVHDMILKLPDGYDTRIGFRGANLSGGQRQRVALARALYKDPKIIVLDEPNASLDDEGERALFSTLMSLKTKATIIIITHKLNVLNAVDKIAVLGGGHLVHFGDKNQVLIQLNAYSKASLDKKTAKDVSTNESKEH
- a CDS encoding HlyD family type I secretion periplasmic adaptor subunit — protein: MVLKNESETIKFGLFSIFLLVIMFGVWMGLAPLNSAAVAVGKVSVIDNKKNIQHLEGGVIDKIFVKDGDIVKKNDPLIQIKNAKLDSEIEINKNELLQSSVLNSRLEAQRDDLKEIIFQDNISKFENFEKAKASQISIFNQQRDLLNNEKEILNQRIRQLENQIKGIEAILVAKNKRIISLNEEIKEWDRLFKEQLSDKIRLRDLNREKTLVEGDMAAANADISRIKVQITETKAQMILKERSFKDEVLKRLEETKARLVDLEQKNKVLQDQLNRTIVKSPVDGSVVEMAFYTVGGVVRPGENIMSIVPNDADYIVEGKLNITDIDTVYVGLLADLRFSAFNSSQSRVVEGEIIYVSADSLIDNAGHPFYELKVKITENGLEELKKNDFFLLPGMPVEVMIKTGERTVLSYFLKPFTDMFKRAFNED
- a CDS encoding TolC family protein, with amino-acid sequence MKTKILLLSLFLAANASEVSLSTAYEMALQNNNELIQNTFERLATTQRVKQATAALLPSISVQATYNIEKYTQEDRVNIKIDESFYKYGINLNQVIFRPSLWYQKNQQEIREAGSELSLESVRQELVKKVAKAYFDYAYAKQKLKLAQSYKESNEARYNKMQKSLKFGLVNKMDTLESKVRYDESRLEVNKANRDIEITKLSFEKLIGEDIEIGDIFSNLNIGFFKGVNILNFNNLSENLDLKQSELLEIYSGNEYKKAKAERFPTVDLNLGFFNQHYIDNYRFKDKTKKLEGSIRFSMPLFTSGFNSAKIEEARLLQIASAHRHINAQKEINIKQKQIMSDFISYIDKFEIAKDAIGYAKIYEESIQKGYEEGLKNIVDLLDAKVRVFNSENELLNAGYKLITAYLELQHLIGNVSLSMIKDLEKAFL
- a CDS encoding MBOAT family O-acyltransferase; translation: MIIVFFGLYFLLKDKMRVKFIAVSSLIFYASWYPPAILLIFFHTFLGIYGGLWIEKSQNKKALFIVIGVALAPLIFFKYFNFFIDYFEITGLILPLGLSFYTFSMIGYYIDIHNKKVKASSSFVDLLLFIAFWPHLAAGPILRAKNIFNNIDNELKLNSDTLALALVLISLGLVKKLLIADNIGGYVNWNLSYGVLSMNAFEALATLLGFGIQIYTDFSGYSDMAIGFALLIGFRLQANFNYPYQATSVREFWHRWHISLSTWFRDYVYIPLGGSNNGKLRTYFNIAIVFVLSGIWHGVGWGFVVWGMLHGIFLIIEKILGELYLKIPKIIRWFITFSLVMVAWVFFRLEYNDALMLLTRLCEFTINPNSMYFVAPICIIILYLPIEHYFKFYSVDKNGYPILNLRRMNIVVLAILVFLALNFSGEILPFIYFEF
- a CDS encoding ParA family protein yields the protein MVISIINEKGGSGKTTLAVNLAAYLAEDGDNVLLIDADPQRSTGVFCDIRSQLGLKSLFSNVSTTSVSLVYEIKRMRNSFDTIVIDTGGRDNKEMRKAMLTSNVIIIPTVPSQYDVSVLDRMLDLSAQAKELNKELLTLVLVNRVSPNPFLTTELKGLKEYINEAKSEKNLKDVILLESVIYERQVYKKAVINGNSLNEFCKKNDKALTDFQAFYDEFIKIANKNLRR
- a CDS encoding CopG family transcriptional regulator, with protein sequence MKNLSNFILNSDVSKNYEAADEKENKTAELEAQLAKYKKLGRPKSENPPTKQMTIYLSENEMEFLEKSAKQRGVTRNQILRDLLTREINVQN
- a CDS encoding type II toxin-antitoxin system RelE/ParE family toxin, with product MRVVLTPEFEADLKNILEFYSEKSLEVADDFYYNLYEKLENIAFMPYRFRKNQILNREDTSLPKI